One segment of Cardiocondyla obscurior isolate alpha-2009 linkage group LG13, Cobs3.1, whole genome shotgun sequence DNA contains the following:
- the Eya gene encoding eyes absent homolog 4 isoform X1 has protein sequence MLTEDNDPTKPAGVLDNAGNVSSSTEASVQHPRAANNETEVKNEVQDCPENDSVPGGELYIDENAEEKEQDYPDSMEKTDYGSLYGPNQYYNSLYNSPPYGSTTASKNASSLQSPYLSSYTSSSSMTQYPSYASYNSGTTTFPNMAQNISSASQKLDYSAYSSSLYGNDRVPLQYSTYYPVPSYHAPPTSFNIGNIAFAENSTKSALTLDPTTHDASDLTARETANIEVATTKPCRRGRRQSGSGNSIGSADTTEAGPDRIFIWDLDETIVVFHSLLTGQYATKYRKDANLLAQVGYRMEEMIFSLADTHFFFNDVEDCDQVHIDDVSSDDNGQDLSSYNFATDGFHCAAANNGICLASGVRGGVDWMRKLAFRYRKIKEIYCNYRNNVGGLLGTAKREQWLQLRSEIEMLTDNWLTSAVKCLNIINKRSHCINILVTTTQLVPALSKVLLFGIGGIFPIENIYSASKIGKESCFGRVVARFGRRCTYVVIGDDSDEETAARAHNFPFWRINSHSDTQALYTALEMGFL, from the exons ATGTTAACCGAAGACAATGATCCGACAAAACCAGCAGGGGTTTTAGACAATGCTGGCAACGTGTCCTCGTCGACAGAAGCCTCGGTGCAGCATCCTCGCGCCGCAAACAATG AGACCGAAGTTAAGAACGAGGTGCAGGATTGTCCTGAGAATGACAGCGTACCCGGTGGCGAATTATACATCGACGAAAACGCCGAAGAAAAAGAGCAGGACTATCCAGACTCGATGGAAAAGACCGATTACGGATCTTTGTACGGTCCCAACCAATATTACAACAG CTTATACAATTCACCACCTTACGGATCAACGACAGCCTCGAAAAATGCATCGAGCTTGCAGAGCCCGTACTTGAGCTCTTATACATCGTCGAGCTCGATGACGCAGTATCCGTCCTATGCCAGTTACAATAGCGGGACGACAACTTTCCCGAATATGGCACAAAATATATCATCGGCCTCTCAG AAATTAGACTATAGCGCTTACAGCAGTAGTTTGTATGGAAACGACAGGGTACCACTCCAGTATTCCACATATTATCCTGTGCCCAGTTATCATGCGCCGCCAACCTCGTTTAATATCGGAAACATCGCCTTCGctg AAAATTCGACCAAGTCTGCGCTCACGTTGGATCCAACGACACACGATGCGAGTGATTTAACCGCACGGGAAACTGCAAACATCGAAG TGGCAACGACGAAGCCATGCAGGCGCGGAAGGAGACAAAGCGGAAGCGGAAACAGTATCGGTTCCGCGGACACAACGGAAGCCGGTCCTGATCGTATATTCATTTGGGACCTCGACGAAACCATAGTCGTGTTTCATTCCCTGCTAACTGGACAATACGCCACCAAATACCGTAAAGATGCGAACCTTCTGGCTCAAGTGGGATATAGGATGGAGGAAATGATATTTAGTTTGGCGGATACACATTTTTTCTTCAACGACGTTGAG gATTGTGATCAAGTGCATATAGACGATGTTTCATCGGACGACAACGGGCAGGACCTGTCATCCTATAATTTCGCGACCGACGGCTTCCATTGCGCGGCTGCAAACAATGGAATATGCCTAGCATCTGGTGTGCGAGGCGGCGTTGACTGGATGAGAAAATTAGCGTTCCGCTATCGTAAAATCAAAGAGATTTATTGCAATTATCGGAACAACGTAGGTGGTCTCCTGGGTACAGCCAAGCGCGAACAGTGGCTACAGTTGCGTTCCGAGATCGAAATGTTGACTGATAACTGGTTGACGTCGGCAGTGAAATGTCTAAACATTATCAATAAGAGAAGTCACTGCATCAACATCCTCGTAACGACCACGCAACTGGTGCCGGCGCTCTCCAAAGTTCTGCTTTTTGGTATTGGCGGAATATTCCCGATAGAAAACATATACTCGGCCTCTAAAATTG GAAAGGAAAGCTGTTTCGGTAGAGTGGTCGCTCGATTTGGCCGTAGATGTACGTACGTGGTAATAGGAGACGATTCAGACGAAGAAACGGCAGCGCGGGCGCATAACTTTCCTTTTTGGAGGATAAATAGTCATTCAGACACTCAAGCCCTGTATACTGCCTTAGAAATGGGATTTCTTTAA
- the LOC139107543 gene encoding trafficking protein particle complex subunit 2-like protein isoform X3 — protein MSQRGKVIHLYKTLLYMGREYPKGYQYFRTRLKRAFVKNKTETDPEKIDQMINHESRKMAVCVAVIGKDNSPKFIKIYQCADEAAALQFHYKVHTSIDIIEEKLNVGNKTTVDIRDLYLGLLFATEEYKIYGYATNTKIKFVIVLQSSNVSIRDNEIKTTFKKLHAAYSNTVCNPFYIPGDEIKSKSFDASVLEIMSVI, from the exons ATGTCACAACGTGGTAAAGTTATTCATTTGTACAAAACG CTGTTGTACATGGGCCGAGAGTATCCAAAGGGGTATCAGTATTTTCGTACGAGGCTAAAGAGAGCTTTCGTCAAAAATAAAACCGAGACCGATCCCGAAAAGATAGACCAGATGATCAATCACG AATCTCGGAAAATGGCCGTTTGCGTAGCAGTTATCGGCAAAGAT AACTCTCCGAAGTTCATCAAGATTTACCAGTGTGCTGACGAAGCAGCCGCGTTACAATTTCATTACAAGGTGCACACCTCGATCGACATTATAGAAGAAAAGTTAAACGTAGGTAATAAAACTACGGTCGACATACGAGACTTGTACTTAGGACTGCTGTTTGCGACCGAAGAGTATAAAAT aTATGGTTATGCTACAAACACAAAGATTAAATTTGTCATAGTGCTACAATCGTCTAATGTATCGATAAGggataatgaaataaaaacg ACTTTTAAGAAGCTACATGCCGCATATTCCAACACTGTTTGCAATCCATTCTACATTCCAGGAGACGAGATAAAGTCTAA gtcaTTTGATGCATCTGTGCTGGAGATCATgagtgtaatataa
- the LOC139107541 gene encoding NADH-cytochrome b5 reductase 2 isoform X1, whose protein sequence is MSLDETAMDNKVSTIESDVLPVLAAVGIVVIGVAYKVYKSWSEKKRSAPVLLVDPVVKYSLPLVHKEELSHDTRRFRFGLPTSNHVLGLPIGQHIHLTAKIGEEVVIRSYTPVSSDDDRGYVDLVIKVYFKNVHPKFPEGGKMSQYLENMKIGDTIDFRGPSGRLVYKGQGKVAIKLLRKEPPVEYNVKKMVMLAGGTGITPMLQLIRSIIKDPTDETQVSLLFANQTEKDILLRDELDEIAKTNPNKLKLWYTLDSSSDGWSYSTGYISADMIKEHMFPPSPDTIVLMCGPPPMINFACTPNLDKVGYDTKLRFAY, encoded by the exons ATGTCCTTGGACGAAACTGCGATGGACAATAAGGTCTCGACAATTGAATCTGAT GTACTCCCAGTTTTGGCTGCAGTAGGAATAGTTGTCATAGGAGTAGCATATAAAGTATACAAATCCTggagcgagaaaaagagatctGCGCCGGTACTACTGGTTGATCCAGTAGTTAAATATAGTCTACCTTTAGTCCACAAAGAGGAATTGAGTCATGACACTAGAAGGTTCAGGTTTGGATTGCCAACGTCTAATCATGTCTTGGGCCTGCCAATCGGTCAGCACATACATTTAACAGCAAAAATTGGAGAGGAAGTAGTGATACGTTCGTATACACCTGTTTCAAGTGATGACGATCGAGGCTATGTCGATCTCGTCATCAAG GTATACTTTAAAAATGTGCATCCAAAGTTTCCTGAGGGTGGAAAAATGTCTCAATATttggaaaatatgaaaataggAGATACCATAGACTTTAGAGGTCCATCTGGCAGATTAGTTTACAAAGGGCAAGGAAAAGTTGCCATAAAACTTCTTAGGAAAGAGCCACCTGTGGAATATAACGTTAAAAAG ATGGTTATGCTCGCTGGTGGTACTGGCATTACACCAATGCTGCAGCTAATTCGTTCGATAATAAAAGACCCTACAGACGAAACTCAAGTCTCCTTGCTGTTTGCCAATCAGACAGAAAAAGACATTTTGCTGCGAGATGAATTAGATGAAATCGCTAAAACTAAtccgaataaattaaaactttggtATACTTTAGATTCAAGCAGCGATGGATGGTCGTATAGTACAGGATATATAAGTGCCGATATGATAAAAGAACACATGTTTCCACCGTCGCCCGATACTATTGTATTGATGTGTGGGCCACCTCCAATGATTAATTTTGCTTGCACTCCGAATCTTGATAAAGTTGGCTACGATACTAAATTACGATTTGCATATTAA
- the Eya gene encoding eyes absent homolog 4 isoform X2, translating to MLATCPRRQKPRCSILAPQTMTEVKNEVQDCPENDSVPGGELYIDENAEEKEQDYPDSMEKTDYGSLYGPNQYYNSSSFFCSLYNSPPYGSTTASKNASSLQSPYLSSYTSSSSMTQYPSYASYNSGTTTFPNMAQNISSASQKLDYSAYSSSLYGNDRVPLQYSTYYPVPSYHAPPTSFNIGNIAFAENSTKSALTLDPTTHDASDLTARETANIEVATTKPCRRGRRQSGSGNSIGSADTTEAGPDRIFIWDLDETIVVFHSLLTGQYATKYRKDANLLAQVGYRMEEMIFSLADTHFFFNDVEDCDQVHIDDVSSDDNGQDLSSYNFATDGFHCAAANNGICLASGVRGGVDWMRKLAFRYRKIKEIYCNYRNNVGGLLGTAKREQWLQLRSEIEMLTDNWLTSAVKCLNIINKRSHCINILVTTTQLVPALSKVLLFGIGGIFPIENIYSASKIGKESCFGRVVARFGRRCTYVVIGDDSDEETAARAHNFPFWRINSHSDTQALYTALEMGFL from the exons ATGCTGGCAACGTGTCCTCGTCGACAGAAGCCTCGGTGCAGCATCCTCGCGCCGCAAACAATG ACCGAAGTTAAGAACGAGGTGCAGGATTGTCCTGAGAATGACAGCGTACCCGGTGGCGAATTATACATCGACGAAAACGCCGAAGAAAAAGAGCAGGACTATCCAGACTCGATGGAAAAGACCGATTACGGATCTTTGTACGGTCCCAACCAATATTACAACAG ttcttcttttttctgcAGCTTATACAATTCACCACCTTACGGATCAACGACAGCCTCGAAAAATGCATCGAGCTTGCAGAGCCCGTACTTGAGCTCTTATACATCGTCGAGCTCGATGACGCAGTATCCGTCCTATGCCAGTTACAATAGCGGGACGACAACTTTCCCGAATATGGCACAAAATATATCATCGGCCTCTCAG AAATTAGACTATAGCGCTTACAGCAGTAGTTTGTATGGAAACGACAGGGTACCACTCCAGTATTCCACATATTATCCTGTGCCCAGTTATCATGCGCCGCCAACCTCGTTTAATATCGGAAACATCGCCTTCGctg AAAATTCGACCAAGTCTGCGCTCACGTTGGATCCAACGACACACGATGCGAGTGATTTAACCGCACGGGAAACTGCAAACATCGAAG TGGCAACGACGAAGCCATGCAGGCGCGGAAGGAGACAAAGCGGAAGCGGAAACAGTATCGGTTCCGCGGACACAACGGAAGCCGGTCCTGATCGTATATTCATTTGGGACCTCGACGAAACCATAGTCGTGTTTCATTCCCTGCTAACTGGACAATACGCCACCAAATACCGTAAAGATGCGAACCTTCTGGCTCAAGTGGGATATAGGATGGAGGAAATGATATTTAGTTTGGCGGATACACATTTTTTCTTCAACGACGTTGAG gATTGTGATCAAGTGCATATAGACGATGTTTCATCGGACGACAACGGGCAGGACCTGTCATCCTATAATTTCGCGACCGACGGCTTCCATTGCGCGGCTGCAAACAATGGAATATGCCTAGCATCTGGTGTGCGAGGCGGCGTTGACTGGATGAGAAAATTAGCGTTCCGCTATCGTAAAATCAAAGAGATTTATTGCAATTATCGGAACAACGTAGGTGGTCTCCTGGGTACAGCCAAGCGCGAACAGTGGCTACAGTTGCGTTCCGAGATCGAAATGTTGACTGATAACTGGTTGACGTCGGCAGTGAAATGTCTAAACATTATCAATAAGAGAAGTCACTGCATCAACATCCTCGTAACGACCACGCAACTGGTGCCGGCGCTCTCCAAAGTTCTGCTTTTTGGTATTGGCGGAATATTCCCGATAGAAAACATATACTCGGCCTCTAAAATTG GAAAGGAAAGCTGTTTCGGTAGAGTGGTCGCTCGATTTGGCCGTAGATGTACGTACGTGGTAATAGGAGACGATTCAGACGAAGAAACGGCAGCGCGGGCGCATAACTTTCCTTTTTGGAGGATAAATAGTCATTCAGACACTCAAGCCCTGTATACTGCCTTAGAAATGGGATTTCTTTAA
- the LOC139107541 gene encoding NADH-cytochrome b5 reductase 2 isoform X2 translates to MSNVRALVLPVLAAVGIVVIGVAYKVYKSWSEKKRSAPVLLVDPVVKYSLPLVHKEELSHDTRRFRFGLPTSNHVLGLPIGQHIHLTAKIGEEVVIRSYTPVSSDDDRGYVDLVIKVYFKNVHPKFPEGGKMSQYLENMKIGDTIDFRGPSGRLVYKGQGKVAIKLLRKEPPVEYNVKKMVMLAGGTGITPMLQLIRSIIKDPTDETQVSLLFANQTEKDILLRDELDEIAKTNPNKLKLWYTLDSSSDGWSYSTGYISADMIKEHMFPPSPDTIVLMCGPPPMINFACTPNLDKVGYDTKLRFAY, encoded by the exons ATGTCGAACGTACGAGCGTTG GTACTCCCAGTTTTGGCTGCAGTAGGAATAGTTGTCATAGGAGTAGCATATAAAGTATACAAATCCTggagcgagaaaaagagatctGCGCCGGTACTACTGGTTGATCCAGTAGTTAAATATAGTCTACCTTTAGTCCACAAAGAGGAATTGAGTCATGACACTAGAAGGTTCAGGTTTGGATTGCCAACGTCTAATCATGTCTTGGGCCTGCCAATCGGTCAGCACATACATTTAACAGCAAAAATTGGAGAGGAAGTAGTGATACGTTCGTATACACCTGTTTCAAGTGATGACGATCGAGGCTATGTCGATCTCGTCATCAAG GTATACTTTAAAAATGTGCATCCAAAGTTTCCTGAGGGTGGAAAAATGTCTCAATATttggaaaatatgaaaataggAGATACCATAGACTTTAGAGGTCCATCTGGCAGATTAGTTTACAAAGGGCAAGGAAAAGTTGCCATAAAACTTCTTAGGAAAGAGCCACCTGTGGAATATAACGTTAAAAAG ATGGTTATGCTCGCTGGTGGTACTGGCATTACACCAATGCTGCAGCTAATTCGTTCGATAATAAAAGACCCTACAGACGAAACTCAAGTCTCCTTGCTGTTTGCCAATCAGACAGAAAAAGACATTTTGCTGCGAGATGAATTAGATGAAATCGCTAAAACTAAtccgaataaattaaaactttggtATACTTTAGATTCAAGCAGCGATGGATGGTCGTATAGTACAGGATATATAAGTGCCGATATGATAAAAGAACACATGTTTCCACCGTCGCCCGATACTATTGTATTGATGTGTGGGCCACCTCCAATGATTAATTTTGCTTGCACTCCGAATCTTGATAAAGTTGGCTACGATACTAAATTACGATTTGCATATTAA
- the LOC139107543 gene encoding trafficking protein particle complex subunit 2-like protein isoform X1: protein MIIIITLSIDLRDKCVTARSRVYYVSCHNVLLYMGREYPKGYQYFRTRLKRAFVKNKTETDPEKIDQMINHESRKMAVCVAVIGKDNSPKFIKIYQCADEAAALQFHYKVHTSIDIIEEKLNVGNKTTVDIRDLYLGLLFATEEYKIYGYATNTKIKFVIVLQSSNVSIRDNEIKTTFKKLHAAYSNTVCNPFYIPGDEIKSKSFDASVLEIMSVI from the exons atgataataattatcactTTGTCAATTGACTTGCGAGACAAGTGTGTTACAGCTAGATCCAGGGTTTACTATGTGTCATGTCACAACGTG CTGTTGTACATGGGCCGAGAGTATCCAAAGGGGTATCAGTATTTTCGTACGAGGCTAAAGAGAGCTTTCGTCAAAAATAAAACCGAGACCGATCCCGAAAAGATAGACCAGATGATCAATCACG AATCTCGGAAAATGGCCGTTTGCGTAGCAGTTATCGGCAAAGAT AACTCTCCGAAGTTCATCAAGATTTACCAGTGTGCTGACGAAGCAGCCGCGTTACAATTTCATTACAAGGTGCACACCTCGATCGACATTATAGAAGAAAAGTTAAACGTAGGTAATAAAACTACGGTCGACATACGAGACTTGTACTTAGGACTGCTGTTTGCGACCGAAGAGTATAAAAT aTATGGTTATGCTACAAACACAAAGATTAAATTTGTCATAGTGCTACAATCGTCTAATGTATCGATAAGggataatgaaataaaaacg ACTTTTAAGAAGCTACATGCCGCATATTCCAACACTGTTTGCAATCCATTCTACATTCCAGGAGACGAGATAAAGTCTAA gtcaTTTGATGCATCTGTGCTGGAGATCATgagtgtaatataa
- the LOC139107543 gene encoding trafficking protein particle complex subunit 2-like protein isoform X2, which produces MHHVMYITRCSCREHSCRTFDQIKLLYMGREYPKGYQYFRTRLKRAFVKNKTETDPEKIDQMINHESRKMAVCVAVIGKDNSPKFIKIYQCADEAAALQFHYKVHTSIDIIEEKLNVGNKTTVDIRDLYLGLLFATEEYKIYGYATNTKIKFVIVLQSSNVSIRDNEIKTTFKKLHAAYSNTVCNPFYIPGDEIKSKSFDASVLEIMSVI; this is translated from the exons ATGCATCACGTTATGTATATTACAAGATGTTCATGTAGAGAGCACTCATGTCGGACATTTGACCAGATCAAg CTGTTGTACATGGGCCGAGAGTATCCAAAGGGGTATCAGTATTTTCGTACGAGGCTAAAGAGAGCTTTCGTCAAAAATAAAACCGAGACCGATCCCGAAAAGATAGACCAGATGATCAATCACG AATCTCGGAAAATGGCCGTTTGCGTAGCAGTTATCGGCAAAGAT AACTCTCCGAAGTTCATCAAGATTTACCAGTGTGCTGACGAAGCAGCCGCGTTACAATTTCATTACAAGGTGCACACCTCGATCGACATTATAGAAGAAAAGTTAAACGTAGGTAATAAAACTACGGTCGACATACGAGACTTGTACTTAGGACTGCTGTTTGCGACCGAAGAGTATAAAAT aTATGGTTATGCTACAAACACAAAGATTAAATTTGTCATAGTGCTACAATCGTCTAATGTATCGATAAGggataatgaaataaaaacg ACTTTTAAGAAGCTACATGCCGCATATTCCAACACTGTTTGCAATCCATTCTACATTCCAGGAGACGAGATAAAGTCTAA gtcaTTTGATGCATCTGTGCTGGAGATCATgagtgtaatataa
- the 26-29-p gene encoding digestive cysteine proteinase 1, producing the protein MKMGNMKNSVLLIFCVICCTAALPKETLTAPTFSKTYTVKGTLYIPYAEIREPFYAWYDGNSGSSRIDYYGGMVKTFQLTHKGQYGASIKLAPITTETVNNEETCLQVNGTNDFKIQPQSIVPETQEMECIGEEMINGLLCEKWRLVQEIGEKTNKYTLWIRYKKSPSLPKVKEPIPVRYEMRGFNSLLGSHYDHYYLEYDWYSFDKPSDEVFKIVEDAKCVSFPGPGDKHIYTFNPMREFVHNYENHLHEAFDNFKKTHNKDYKNNLEHLYRKDLFRQNIRFIHSTNRANLGYQLDINHLVDRSDLELKALRGKQYTPGYNGGAPFPYDIENETAAVPDSIDWRLFGAVTPVKDQSVCGSCWSFGTTGAIEGAYYMKYNKLVRLSQQALIDCSWGFGNNGCDGGEDFRSYQWMMKHGGLPTEDDYGGYLGQDGYCHINNVTLTAKITGFVNVTPRSVEALKIAIAKHGPVSVSIDASHKTFSFYSHGVYYDAACGNTEETLDHAVLAVGYGTMNGKGYWLIKNSWSNYWGNDGYILMAQKDDNCGVLLAPTYVTM; encoded by the exons ATGAAGATGGGTAACATGAAGAACAGTGTACTTCTGATATTCTGTG TAATATGTTGCACAGCAGCACTTCCCAAAGAAACCTTGACAGCTCCAACATTTAGTAAAACATATACAGTGAAAGGAACTTTGTATATACCATATGCTGAAATTCGAGAGCCTTTTTATGCATGGTATGATGGCAATAGTGGATCTAGTAGAATTGATTATTATGGAG GAATGGTTAAAACCTTTCAATTAACTCACAAAGGACAATATGGAGCCAGTATAAAATTAGCACCTATTACCACAGAGACTGTTAATAATGAAGAAACATGTCTCCAAGTAAATGGCActaatgattttaaaatacaacCACAGTCTATTGTTCCTGAAACACAAGAAATGGAG TGTATTGGAGAAGAGATGATTAATGGATTGTTGTGTGAAAAATGGCGACTTGTACAAGAAATTGGAGAAAAAACGAACAAGTATACTCTCTGGATACGTTATAag aaatcaCCATCTTTACCAAAAGTTAAAGAGCCTATTCCGGTGAGGTATGAAATGAGAGGATTTAATAGTCTTCTAGGTTCACATTacgatcattattatttagaatatgATTGGTATTCCTTTGATAAACCTTCCGATGAAGTCTTTAAAATAGTAGAAG atgCTAAGTGTGTCAGTTTCCCAGGCCCGGGTGACAAACACATATATACCTTTAATCCGATGCGTGAATTTGTTCATAATTACGAGAATCATTTGCATGAAGCATTTGACAATTTCAAAAAGACACACAATAAAGATTACAAGAATAACTTGGAGCACTTATATCGCAAAGATTTATTTAGACAAAATATaag atttatcCATTCTACAAATCGTGCAAATTTGGGTTATCAGTTAGATATTAATCATTTGGTAGATCGTAGCGATCTTGAATTGAAGGCTTTGCGAGGCAAACAATATACCCCAGGCTACAATGGTGGGGCACCATTCCCATACGATATCGAAAACGAAACCGCAGCTGTTCCTGACAGTATAGATTGGAGGTTGTTTGGTGCTGTAACACCAGTTAAAg atcAATCCGTTTGTGGCTCTTGTTGGAGTTTTGGTACTACCGGTGCGATCGAAGGTGCATATTACATGAAGTATAATAAGTTAGTACGTCTGTCCCAACAG GCTCTTATTGATTGTTCATGGGGATTCGGTAATAATGGTTGTGATGGTGGAGAAGATTTCCGCTCGTATCAATGGATGATGAAACATGGTGGTTTGCCTACTGAAGACGATTATGGCGGTTATTTGGGAcag GACGGATACTGTCACATAAATAATGTAACGTTAACAGCCAAGATCACAGGTTTTGTTAACGTCACTCCGCGCAGCGTGGAAGCTTTGAAAATCGCCATTGCGAAACACGGTCCTGTTTCTGTGTCTATCGATGCTTCCCATAAAACATTCTCGTTTTATTCTCATGGAGTGTATTACGATGCAGCTTGtg gAAACACGGAAGAAACATTAGATCATGCTGTTCTGGCTGTTGGATACGGTACAATGAATGGAAAAGGTTATTGGTTAATAAAGAATTCGTGGTCAAATTACTGGGGCAATGATGGATATATTTTGATGGCTCAAAAGGATGACAACTGTGGCGTTCTTCTTGCGCCAACATATGTCACTATgtaa
- the Cct2 gene encoding T-complex protein 1 subunit beta gives MVSLNPVRILKNEAGEEKAEIARLSSFIGVIAIGDLVKSTLGPKGMDKILVSQGRSLGEVHVTNDGATILKSVGVDNPAAKILVDMSRVQDDEVGDGTTSVTVLAAELLREAEKLIENQKIHPQTIISGWRSAANVATEALKNAATDNSADLDRFREDLLNIARTTLSSKILSQHKEHFSKLAVDAVLRLKGSGNLSAIQVIKKRGATLADSFLDDGFLLDKKPGVHQPQKVSDARILIANTSMDTDKIKVFGSRVRVDSMAKIAELETAEKEKMKDKVDKILKHGCNVFINRQLIYNYPEQLFADAGIMAIEHADFDGIERLSLVTGGEIVSTFDNPDLVKLGKCDLIEQVMIGEDTLLRFSGVPLGEACTVVIRGATQQIIDEAERSLHDALCVLAATVRESRIVYGGGCSEMIMACAVTRAAAATPGKEAVAMEAFARALQQLPTIIADNAGYDSAQLVSELRAAHNSGGNTMGLDMEMGKIGCMKRLGITESWVVKRQVLVSAAEAAEMILRVDDILRAAPRKRVQDRGHC, from the exons ATG GTTTCTTTAAACCCGGTGCGGATTCTCAAAAATGAGGCTGGAGAAGAGAAGGCAGAGATCGCTAGGTTGAGCTCGTTTATCGGAGTTATAGCCATCGGAGATTTGGTGAAATCTACCCTCGGTCCTAAGGGTATGGACAAGATACTCGTGTCTCAAGGCAGGTCTTTGGGAGAAGTACACGTTACTAATGACGGAGCTACTATTCTCAAAAGCGTCGGGGTCGATAATCCCGCCGCTAAAATTTTGGTAGATATGTCTCGTGTACAAGATGACGAAGTAGGCGACGGTACTACTTCTGTCACTGTTCTTG ctgCTGAACTTTTGAGAGAAGCTGAAAAGCTAATTGAGAATCAAAAGATTCATCCACAAACTATTATTAGCGGTTGGAGAAGTGCTGCAAATGTAGCAACTGAGGCTTTAAAAAATGCAGCCACCGATAATTCTGCAGATCTCGATCGTTTTCGAGAAGATTTACTAAATATTGCACGTACAACATTGAGCTCTAAGATTTTATCTCAGCACAAAGAGCATTTTAGCAAGCTTGCAGTTGATGCAGTATTACGTCTTAAAGGCTCTGGCAATTTGTCAGCAAttcaagttattaaaaaacgcgGCGCGACACTCGCCGATTCCTTTTTGGACGACGGATTTTTATTAGATAAGAAACCGGGTGTTCACCAACCACAAAAAGTATCTGATGCGCGTATACTTATTGCTAATACATCAATGGACACggacaaaataaaa gtGTTTGGCTCCAGAGTACGTGTAGATTCAATGGCAAAAATAGCAGAGTTAGAAACtgccgaaaaagaaaagatgaaG gATAAGGTCGACAAAATCTTAAAGCATGGATGCAATGTCTTTATCAACAGGCAgttgatttataattatccgGAACAATTATTTGCTGATGCTGGAATTATGGCTATCGAACATGCCGATTTCGACGGTATCGAAAGACTCTCGCTTGTTACTGGTGGCGAGATCGTTAGTACTTTTGATAACCCAGATTTAGTCAAATTGGGAAAATGCGATCTAATTGAGCAg GTCATGATAGGAGAAGATACGCTCTTAAGATTCTCCGGAGTTCCATTAGGTGAAGCCTGCACTGTCGTTATTCGTGGCGCAACGCAGCAGATTATTGACGAAGCTGAGAGATCGTTACATGACGCTCTCTGCGTTTTAGCCGCTACAGTGCGCGAGTCGAGAATAGTTTACGGTGGTGGATGCAGCGAAATGATCATGGCTTGTGCTGTTACGCGAGCAGCTGCGGCTACGCCGGGTAAAGAAGCAGTTGCAATGGAAGCTTTTGCACGGGCTTTGCAGCAATTGCCAACCATTATCGCTGACAATGCTGGCTACGACTCGGCGCAATTGGTCAGCGAATTAAGAGCCGCACATAATTCTGGAGGCAACACTATGGGATtag ATATGGAAATGGGTAAAATCGGCTGTATGAAACGGCTAGGAATCACTGAATCTTGGGTAGTGAAGAGACAAGTTCTCGTAAGTGCGGCTGAAGCAGCGGAAATGATACTTCGAGTGGATGATATTTTGCGCGCAGCTCCTAGGAAACGCGTACAAGACAGAGGACATTGTTAA